A window of Corticium candelabrum chromosome 3, ooCorCand1.1, whole genome shotgun sequence contains these coding sequences:
- the LOC134177026 gene encoding soma ferritin-like, whose product MSVSKVRQNFHQEAEAGVNKQVNLELYAFYTYRSMAHYFDRDDVALPGFSKYFLKASDEELEHADKLMKYQNMRGGRIVLQDVKRPEKDEWGSGADAMEAALALERHVNQSLLDLHKVADAHGDAQAHHFDRDDVALHGFHKFFKESSDEELEHADKLMTFQNKRGGRVVLQDIKKPEKDEWGSGLDAMQVALALEKHVNQSLLDLHKIADRHGDAQMMDFIEGEYLKEQVDAIKKIGDHVTNLKRVGPGLGEYQFDKETLDS is encoded by the exons ATGTCCGTTTCCAAAGTGCGTCAAAACTTCCACCAGGAAGCCGAAGCAGGCGTCAACAAGCAAGTCAATCTGGAGTTGTACGCCTTCTACACCTACCGCTCTAtg GCTCACTATTTCGACCGCGACGACGTCGCGCTTCCCGGGTTCAGCAAATACTTTCTCAAAGCGTCGGACGAAGAGCTGGAGCACGCCGACAAACTGATGAAATACCAGAACATGCGCGGCGGTCGCATCGTCCTGCAGGACGTTAAGAGACCGGAGAAGGACGAGTGGGGCAGCGGCGCAGACGCGATGGAGGCTGCACTCGCTCTCGAGCGGCACGTCAATCAGTCGCTGCTCGATTTGCACAAGGTCGCTGACGCTCACGGCGACGCTC aggCTCACCATTTCGACCGCGATGACGTCGCTCTTCATGGCTTTCACAAGTTCTTCAAGGAGTCGTCCGACGAAGAGCTCGAGCACGCCGACAAACTGATGACATTTCAGAACAAACGCGGCGGCCGCGTTGTCCTGCAGGACATCAAGAAGCCGGAGAAAGACGAATGGGGATCGGGTTTGGACGCCATGCAAGTGGCTCTGGCGCTGGAAAAGCATGTCAACCAGTCGCTGCTTGATCTGCACAAAATTGCAGACAGGCACGGCGACGCTCAGATGATGGACTTCATCGAGGGCGAGTATCTCAAGGAGCAAGTGGATGCCATCAAGAAGATTGGCGATCATGTTACCAACCTGAAACGTGTCGGTCCCGGATTGGGTGAATACCAGTTCGACAAGGAGACCCTCGATTCTTGA
- the LOC134177017 gene encoding pterin-4-alpha-carbinolamine dehydratase-like has product MLRIFSPAIRRMASKAKKLKVEERDAAGLATLRGAGWTEVDGRDAIYKEFLFKDFNEAFGFMTRVGLKAEKMDHHPEWFNVYNKVQITLSTHECSGLSERDIKLATFIEQAAVTVQ; this is encoded by the exons ATGCTGAGAATCTTTAGTCCAGCTATACGAAGAATG GCATCAAAAGCTAAGAAATTGAAGGTTGAAGAACGAGATGCTGCAGGTCTGGCCACTCTTCGAGGAGCCGGCTGGACTGAAGTCGACGGGCGTGATGCAATCTACAAGGAGTTTTTGTTCAAAGACTTTAACGAGGCGTTTGGATTTATGACACGCGTGGGTCTCAAGGCTGAGAAAATGGATCACCACCCAGAGTGGTTCAATGTGTATAACAAG GTTCAGATAACGCTGAGCACGCACGAATGCAGTGGACTGTCTGAACGCGACATCAAACTTGCAACATTCATCGAACAAGCAGCAGTCACAGTGCAGTGA